The following proteins are encoded in a genomic region of Bacillus sp. FJAT-22090:
- a CDS encoding sensor histidine kinase, with protein MKFSNYLRDTRFFLAFYVLLISFISLVIFLSTTDLSIVNNIFYINISSLFFVILYLAIGFINQRKFYQEMERLAESELEGVLVGLPKAQNYEQKLYLDLIKKNNINYLHELEKLQNEKREQQEFVMSWIHEVKLPIAVSRLLIEKSEDQPTEWLVDKFEDELRKIDDYVEQALYYSRIDSFSKDYFITEVNVNKIIKNSVKKYAKLFINKDIQINIENKNQYIQSDSKWLGFVIDQLLTNSLKYTDGGGKIAIFFEEDSKEKRMLILDNGMGIKMEDINRVFDRGFTGTAGRSNAKSTGMGLYLAKQLATKLGHDLTISSVENQFTKVVIHFPKIRNYYHL; from the coding sequence ATGAAATTTTCAAATTACCTGAGAGACACGCGTTTCTTTTTAGCTTTTTATGTACTCCTTATATCTTTCATCTCGCTCGTTATCTTTCTTAGCACTACCGATTTAAGCATCGTGAATAATATTTTCTATATCAATATAAGTTCTCTCTTTTTTGTGATTCTCTACCTAGCAATTGGGTTTATCAATCAAAGGAAGTTCTATCAAGAAATGGAAAGGTTAGCTGAAAGTGAATTGGAAGGAGTTCTGGTTGGTCTTCCTAAAGCACAGAATTATGAGCAAAAACTGTATCTTGATCTGATAAAAAAAAATAATATTAATTACTTGCATGAATTAGAGAAGTTGCAGAACGAGAAACGGGAGCAGCAGGAATTTGTGATGTCATGGATTCATGAAGTGAAGTTGCCGATTGCTGTAAGTCGGTTACTCATTGAGAAGAGTGAAGATCAGCCGACAGAATGGTTGGTAGATAAATTTGAAGATGAGTTGCGGAAAATTGATGATTACGTAGAACAGGCACTCTACTATTCCCGTATCGATTCATTTTCGAAAGACTACTTTATTACAGAAGTAAATGTAAACAAGATTATAAAAAACAGTGTCAAAAAATACGCTAAGCTTTTTATCAACAAAGATATTCAAATCAATATAGAAAATAAAAACCAATATATTCAAAGTGACAGCAAGTGGCTTGGTTTTGTGATTGATCAATTGCTCACAAACTCATTAAAATACACGGATGGAGGCGGTAAAATTGCAATATTTTTCGAAGAAGATAGCAAAGAAAAAAGAATGCTGATTTTAGACAATGGAATGGGAATAAAAATGGAGGACATTAACCGGGTATTTGACCGGGGTTTTACAGGAACCGCGGGCAGAAGTAATGCCAAATCGACAGGAATGGGCCTATATCTAGCTAAACAATTAGCAACTAAACTCGGTCATGATTTAACAATCAGTTCAGTGGAAAATCAGTTTACAAAAGTTGTTATTCATTTCCCGAAAATTAGAAATTACTATCACTTATAA
- a CDS encoding response regulator transcription factor: protein MKIMIIEDDVTIRDLLSDTLKKWSFEVAKLEEFDRIIEAFIHEDPHLLLLDINLPFFDGFHWCRQIREISQVPIIFLSSRNTPLDTVLAMNMGGDDFIQKPFDTDVLLAKINAILRRSYSYTNFETNLLEYDGVVLNLKDREVIYRDRKAELTKTEFVILKLLMENKESIVHRSKIMRKLWKDENFIDNNTLTVNIARLRKKLIELGKENFIATKKGEGYTIK from the coding sequence ATGAAGATCATGATTATTGAAGACGATGTGACAATTCGGGATCTATTGAGTGATACACTAAAAAAATGGTCCTTTGAAGTGGCAAAACTCGAGGAGTTCGATCGAATAATAGAAGCTTTTATACATGAAGATCCACATCTTCTGCTTTTGGATATCAATCTTCCGTTCTTTGATGGCTTTCACTGGTGCCGTCAAATACGGGAAATTTCACAAGTCCCAATTATTTTCCTTTCATCCCGGAATACACCGCTGGATACCGTCTTGGCGATGAATATGGGGGGAGATGATTTTATCCAAAAGCCGTTCGATACCGACGTGCTGCTGGCCAAAATAAATGCTATATTGCGCAGATCCTATTCCTATACGAATTTTGAGACGAATTTGCTGGAATATGATGGAGTGGTATTGAACTTGAAGGACAGGGAAGTGATTTACAGGGACAGAAAAGCAGAACTGACAAAGACCGAATTCGTTATTCTGAAACTTCTAATGGAAAATAAGGAGTCAATTGTCCATAGATCGAAAATCATGCGTAAGCTTTGGAAAGACGAAAACTTCATTGATAATAACACCTTGACTGTAAATATCGCTCGTTTACGCAAAAAACTGATTGAGCTTGGGAAAGAAAATTTCATTGCTACGAAAAAAGGGGAGGGTTACACCATCAAATGA
- a CDS encoding ABC transporter ATP-binding protein, whose amino-acid sequence MKTIVEAKQLKKVYGTAGNVFTALDGIDLTIREGEFVGIMGPSGAGKSTLLNVLATIDEVSTGEVTIDGVNLIKVNEEDLSAFRRNKLGFIFQDYNLLDTLTVKENILLPLALAKVNAAELEQRVNEVADKFGISSLLEKYPYQISGGQKQRTAASRSIIAKPSLILADEPTGALDSKSATDLLEILKGLSEEDKATILLVTHDAFAASYCQRVIFIKDGKLFTELVKGNHSRKEFFQKVLDVLSAIGGGVNDTI is encoded by the coding sequence ATGAAAACGATAGTAGAAGCAAAACAGCTGAAAAAAGTTTACGGCACCGCTGGAAATGTATTTACGGCATTAGACGGAATCGACCTGACGATTCGCGAAGGTGAATTTGTGGGAATTATGGGACCTTCGGGAGCAGGCAAATCAACCTTACTTAATGTGCTGGCCACAATTGACGAAGTGAGTACTGGGGAAGTGACAATTGACGGAGTAAATCTTATTAAAGTGAATGAAGAGGATTTATCGGCTTTTCGGCGGAATAAACTCGGTTTTATCTTTCAGGATTATAATTTGCTTGATACTTTGACGGTGAAAGAAAATATCCTACTTCCATTAGCACTAGCCAAAGTGAACGCAGCAGAATTAGAGCAAAGAGTCAATGAAGTTGCAGATAAATTTGGAATAAGTTCTCTTTTAGAAAAATACCCGTATCAAATATCAGGTGGTCAAAAGCAGCGTACAGCTGCTTCACGTTCGATTATAGCAAAACCAAGTCTTATATTGGCCGATGAGCCAACAGGGGCATTGGATTCCAAATCGGCAACTGATTTGTTAGAGATTTTAAAAGGTTTAAGTGAAGAAGATAAAGCAACCATCCTTCTAGTTACACATGATGCATTTGCAGCAAGCTACTGTCAGCGAGTGATCTTTATCAAAGACGGAAAACTCTTTACAGAGCTTGTGAAAGGAAATCATTCACGCAAAGAATTTTTCCAAAAGGTATTGGATGTACTGTCTGCAATTGGGGGTGGGGTTAATGACACTATTTAG